From Vigna angularis cultivar LongXiaoDou No.4 chromosome 11, ASM1680809v1, whole genome shotgun sequence:
ATATTACGGTTGGGCCAATAATCCAagaagtaataaaataataccaGAATGATTAAAGGATATTAATTAAGGATATCCGACTAAAGatattaataaactatttatgagtaactaaccaaatctaaaggtaagtttgtttttattctattgAATCCGTGCTAAGTGCGGgataacttataaatagaaggtTAAGTCCAAAAGGCAGGTACACTTtactaaatttcaaatattgGATTGTAACATTTTACTGAACTACGCCTAACTTCAGCGTCAGATTCCTCCCTTCCCACCATCCCCTGGTCAAGAGTAAAAGCAAGCGGAAGGGGATCCAAGCATTGGAAGATAGGAAGGCCACATCAGAACATACGTCTCTCAGCCCTACACATATCCATATACAGAAACaagttgaataaataaaaataacaataattatcatgttattatattaacaataaaaattgaataaaaaaatacttaaataaaaatattttagaacaaaaaataataattcttttaaaaaataatgaactgaaaataatttatgaagtatttaaaattttattaaattcactttTGATAAGTTGGATTTTAAATTgcattaacttatttaaatcaATTCCATTCACTAAAACAGATAAAAAGATGGTGTAGCACACAATTTAAGAAAAACGacaatttacaaaattttacgATTTTGTTAATGATCCTACTAATTTTATTCTATAATGTGAGATCTAAATCAAGAATactatacaaaattatatatcttgATTTTACCTCGGTGAAATTTTTGTAATGAACCTGAAAAAACGTTGCTAATTGTAGTTGCaaacttttcttaattttctgaAATATTTTGCAGAAATTTATTCTGgtgattttgaaagaaaaatattgttaaaaataatatactttgCGGAGATCCTCCATTTAtttaagtaatattatttttgtcattgtttaatttctttaattattttatatcttttagaTAGAAAAAATTAAGTCTATTTTGAGTTGAATTGGAGCCGTTCAAATTTAACTGAGTTTATTTGAATCTACttagttaattaaaaatttaactaattaaattttgaccttttagttaaaataatttaatgtataaattttaattcaatcgAATAGAAAAAAGacctaattattaaaattaaagaaataaattaaactaagtaaaaattaaatctttaattaattttttttatcgaaaTTAGAGGAtccaaataaaaattttaaccttttatttttatatgcacttttaaaacatttgtttgggttaaaaaaaataagagaactTTTTGTGGTAAAAGGAAATTTATATTCAGCATAGAAATTTTACTTTGAAAGTCTTTAATATTTGGAATCGTGGAATTTGAAGGATAACAAAACTCTTATCTATCATTCTATCTTCCTCAGACTCAGAGTGTGAGTAGTGTGTATGTTTTGGGGTAGCCATGTCGAGTTCTCGAGAGCGATTGATGAAGGCGGTGAAAAAGTTCGTGGGGGTTCGGTACAAGGTTTTCAGCAATCGTTACGGCCAAAACATCATCGACATATTGGACTTCCCAATTAAGGTTGTCTTGTCTCCCTTCACTCTCGCCTTTGACATTGCCGGCTCTGCACCTCGCGGCTTCGGCGTCCCTGAACTCATCTCCAAGCTCTCTGCCACTTCCGTCTTCGTCAGTCCCCTTTCCAAAtgcattttctctctctctctctctctctctctctctctctctctctctcactcactCACTTTTTCTCGCAATTTATCTATACTTTGGGTACAATTTGATTCCCTAATTTCTGGAGGAAATGATGATTAGTGGTGGCAGGATTGCTGCGGCTGTGGAGATACTTGTAGTAGACACATGTGGTCttgaaaactattattttcactATCCTGCATTTATGTAGTTATATAGATATACACACGAAATTAAGTGCTGTTGTTTTTCCggtttctgaaaaaaaaaaagaggttagaatgaaaaagttgaaaacACTTTAATATTCTGGTAATGATTagtgaaattgaaaatgaataaaggAGTTATCTTAAACCAAAGAAGTATTTTTGGAAACCATTTTagtttgtaacttttttatCAATTGGATTATTGGTTTGATATTGGTGGGAATTGTATTCTCTGGAAATTTTATCTTCTTAGTTCTAGgttcagttttattttatttttataatgatagATGTTGCTGCATGGCTTGTTTGTAGGCTATAGCTGCTCTTGGAACTTATGACATTGCATTTGAGCTGGGGAGGAAGGTGCTCTCTCAAAGGTGCTGTTTTTGTATTCCTTGATTGATGGTTTTGTTGTGTCACTTGAATACATGTTACCtctaatcttttattatttagtgtTGCTGATTGACTTTTGTGGAGCTCTAACTAAATGTGTGTCTAAAGAGCAGAAATTGTAATACGTGTAATGGATGGCGGGCCTTGCGGTGTACAATGTGCAGAGGAAGTGGGAGGGTGCATTATCAAGTGAAGAATTACACCTTAAAGAGGTAAGTTACTCTCCATTTGGATGAATTTAGAGGTTGCGGTCAGTATTACTGTGTAAACTGTGGTTTTTTTTGTGCTCTTATTGACATTTTTAATAGGACCCACAAACAATTAAACTGGCAAAACTTATTTCTAGATCATAAAAGTTgagattatatttgaattagaaTACTTTGCAATCTTTGTCATTTGGGGTCATGCATGGTTACTTATGTAGTTTGTCTAGGCTTCCAAGGAGACTAAGTAATAAATAGTCACACACACCCATATACAAAGTTCAGCGGGAATAAAGCTACTCCCTCCAATCCTTATTATAAGACACTGTTAACAAAATTATAGGTGTTTAATGAGAAAAGTAACACAACCTTTGGGAGTTAAAAATGTTGTAATAGCATTTCATTGGGAAATACCTGAATTATAACTTAGCTTATATCTCTCCTCTttaaagaaaaaccctaaaGTAGATACCAAAATCATTTAGTAAAGGCAAATAAGTAAAAAAGATATATGTATCATTGGAACCATAAAGTGTCGTATAAAATGGACCAGAGCTTGTAGACGGTGTCTTATAATAAGGACCAGAGGGAGTATTAGTTTTAACTAATACTAATTTTATGTTACTAATTTTATGCCAGTGAATTTTTCTAAAATGGCGGTTGACCTTGACCATTAAAGTCACACTAAATTAATATAGTAATATCTGGACTGCAGTGAAAATATCTTTTGTCAAGTAAGGCAATGTGTATTTGATTTATACAAAATGGGCATGTAAGACAGTgcataattcttttaattgataattctcttctattttgagttcttttagtgcatctcgtttattattttgtgagaTTCTCCTCCAATTTGTATGCACCTTATACGTTCTTCAACTTATTAACTTTTAGTGGAGCGAAGCCAACTGCTGAATCTGTAGCAGACGCCATTGCCAACAATCGGGCTGAGTTGGTGCATCTACCATCATCATTGGATTTTCAAAATCCACTTCCTTCAAAAGAGTGCCCAACTTGTGATGGAACGGTGGGAGTCAAATTCCAAGACAACTTGGCTTTTCATCCAACATTTTGTTTTCGTGAATAGGTTTATTCCCACTGAAGTAGTAGTTCATGAGTAACTTTAGTCCTCCCCCTGCATGCACACACACACCCTTCCACCATAAGAGAATTCTATTTTTGGATCAATAGTTAGTCTCGTATGTGCTTCTTCTGGTAACTTTAACATTGCAATGCGTTTTGACTCTTTTTGAAGAATTTATTGACTTTACACAGGGTGTAATGAGCTGTCCTGAATGCAAACACAGATTAATACATGTTAGGATCTCAGCAGATGATGTGAGTATTGTTGATTCTTTGGTGCTTGGTTCTTTTCCCATTTTTGGATTTAACCCGttcatatttttatctttaatagtACCCGTGAAGTTTTAATAATCTATTTATAGTATGTAGCCAAATGTGGCTTTGACGATTAAACTAATCCGTTGTTTCCACACCAGTATTTTGATTGATATGTCACTTAGCGattcaatattatattttccCACTTTCTCTTGACCAATTTATACTCACATCAGCAATggcaatttttatttttaatttcttaaattaattagaatCCATAAGTTACATTGTATAATAACCATTGATTAGTCAAAACAGTAAGTTCTTTTGATGTAATTGTATTTGTAAGTTGTAATTgccacaaaataaatattttgctTCCTCAACACATTTTCACAAACACTTGGTTGATTTCTCTTGTAACAATGACACTATTTAAGTCTTACAAAACTCTCATAAGCTTTTAAAGATTTATtggattatttattttacttctcaataatatgtaatatattaaaatgaaaatacactATATCTGAATagatgttaaaattattttattgatcaaCTGTTTCACAAGTAGGTGTAAAGCTAGTTCATATTGTTTTAAACATCCTTTTCTTTGTGCAGATTATGGAGCCCCCATGGCAAGCTTATAATGTCTTGAAAAAAATGGATTACCCATATGAGGTCAGTGTTAATTCTAAGTTGAAATTTGATTCTATTAAATAAACAATTCTATtgtcattatttattattgacaATACAATACAGATTCCTCTCATACGCAACTGAAACAAACCTTGATCCTAGGcatttttattcatttctttACCTCTGTTAGGCATTTGAATTCATGTTTGTCTTAGATTAACATTTCATGCAAACTTTTATTGGTTAAATAAGTGTGTCAAGAGAagacataaaatataaaaaattatttttcttctgaTTTCTTACTCCATTTTGACATTTAAATCATAactatttgttgtttttgttttttcctttttcagcaCATAGTTCACAGCATGAAAGATCCTAGTATTGCTGCATTTTGGCTGATTACATTTCCTCAGATCATGGGTGGATTTACCTATGATGATGACGTGAAGCAGAAAATATGGTGGCAATACAAGGTTATCACTTCTATTCCTTTCTATAGTTCAGTACGATTCCTCTACTAATTATTACCCTATGATAAATGATTGCTCGGTAAAAGAAATAATGGAATTACATACTTGCTTGAAACAATTTTTCGTTGCAAATTTGTCATGAAATATGAATATAAGGTGAAAATACAATGTTGAGGCTCGGGATTAAACACATGAAATGTGTTTTCGCTCATTTATCCTTATATTTTGATTAGGAATGTACTATAAAAGTAATGTACTTCTGTTCCTTGCTACTTCCAGAGGGATGAGAATAATTTTCAATGACCTGGTTTTCCTTTTGTGCTGCACACCTGCAAGTGAAAATTTAATTTCCTCTGTTTTCTACTTCCGTCAATTCATTCTCACTCTTTGAGCTCAGTGGAACATGCACCTCTGTtcagagatttttttttttagaattttaattttgtgaaaataaaagaaacaactGATCTGAATTGATATATGAATCTGTTGGCTTGTAGTTTTTTTGTAGGTTTCATCCCTTTTTCCAGCACCGAATTAATTTGCCAAGCACCTATGCTGTTTCATCTGTGTGTGTGTTTTAATAGTGAAGGATTCATCGGACCAATTGACTGAATAATCTTGTATATTTCTCTAGCTGGCAATCATAATGTGTTGGAGGATATTCTTTGGACTAAGTACTTTCACCTGTATGCCAGTAAATTATCTTGAATTTCAGATTGCTGAGGAAAGTGGTGTGGAAAAtaagatttaatatttaaagtgGAATTGAAAGAAGGGAATGAGGGTCATAATAACTCTATGATCATAACCTTTCCAAAAGTTAATCAGACATTATACAGCCTAAATCATCTCATGTTCATGCATTGAAGTGGGTCAAGTCTATGTTTCTAAATATatctattttccttttccttttgtgAGTGAATTTAGGAATCTAGGCGGTATGATCAACTCCGAGATGTGGTAGCCAAGAGGAAACCAGGGTGGGAGTATCTGCAGGAGGTAAGCTTTTCATCCCATGATCTTGCCATGGCTATCTGACAATGCCTATGCTCATATTTTAGATGTGGAAGACACAAGCAATATAAATGTAGGGTATGCTGGGAATTCACCAAGTTGCTAAGTAAATGGAAGAAAAGCTTATTCTATTACTATTTTTCTGATACTTATGGTAGTTTTGTGTTACTTGGATGTATATAAGGAGTTATTCATGTGGTTGATTGACAGTTGAGTTCAtcttaaatttatgtaattttctctggattaaattttacaatgtttttttattttgaattgctGTCATCATAGGCCTTGATATCTATTGATCCTGATCGGGCAAGGGATGATCCTGTCATAGTGAAAAATATCCCTTATTATAAGGCTCAGAAGGCACTAGAGACAGAGGTTATGAAGCTTGATCCTCCACCAAGACCGTCAAATTGGGGTGTATGTATTTACGATCTTCACGTAACATTTTCTAGTTACTCCTTTAGTTAATGTATacaattttctttcaaattataaTGAGATTTTGATAATTGCACTCCTTGAATTCTTTATCCTCAGTTGGTTAGAATGGGCATTCATAACTATATACATTGGCATGGTCAGTATGACTTAAATGTTGGTGATCCACCAGGGTGGGctaatttagtttaaatattttttgcttCACAAAAGCCAACTAGTACATGTAATTTGTAGGCAATGTACAAGGATGACCCTTTTGAAGTGCATTCTACTACAGGACAATTCCAATGTTTTctccttttatttctttaagcTGTTCAATGGAAAATCAGTGGGGCctaaacatttcaaaattgcTGCGAGCCTCTGGCTCAAATACATAAAAgtaagaatataaatttaaaagcaTGCAAAAAGGGTCATAGGATCTTCATAAAATATGCCATTACAAATTTTCACTACAAAATATAGTTAGGTTGGTCACTCCCTCCTCcatttgagaaaagaaaattaagtagTGTAAGTTGTAGGCATATACTGCTAAAAAATGAGACATAAACCGCAGAAAATTGGCAGGAGCTGGACCTTCCATTGAATGCATCGTCTTGGAGTGAGGAAGATCTCAAAAATCCAGAAAAGTTCTATGAAATGACTGTTCTTCTTAACGCCCAAAGAGAAATCTCTGATAAGTTCTTGGATGCACAGTGGGAAACTAAATGGCGTCAGGACAAGGTTGGTGATATTTTGTCTTTACATCTGTTAGTTACTTTGTTTATGTTGAAAGGATCAACTAATCAAAACTGACATATGCTGTAATCAGGCATTTCATATGAtcaaataataatgttaaattgCGTGCATTGTCTCATGGTATGCTTGGTTTTTTCTTCCAATTCAAGATGCAAATCTGTCTGTGGTTGAGTTGTGTACTTAGCCGCTCTCAGAACTGTTACATGCCTTTAATATATATTCAGTTtgtgaaatattatattttgtacaagTGACTGACTTGATTTCACCTTCAGTTGAATGAGATGTTGGAGGCCAAGGTGAAGCCATACATTCAGGATATAGACAACGCAGTTCTTCCTGAGCCGATTTTATTAAAACCACAAGTTCAGGAAAAGGTCTCTCTTTTTCCCTGCTATCTGCGGTCGAACATTTATTGATTATGCATGTTGACCAGGATACACAACTTTTCTATTTGTGTACTGTGGAAAGTTGGATTTACTTGAATACCTTAATTAACTAATTTGTTTCTATTTGACATTCATTTCGTTGCGTTATATGTTACTTAAATGTTTATCTTCGTCATTCTAATTTACTCTAACGTTCTATTCAGGTTAACTTTTCCTAAATActtatagaaaaagaaaataattttttttccataactagtgcataaattaatttgtagaaTCTCTTGTATATTTATTGTTCCAAAAACGGATTCTTAAGGATatgtttttcttcatctttccatgtttttttatattatatctgCTTTTGGAGAAATTTATCAAAAACATGTCCTAATTTGTGAGCTTTGGagattttcatttttccatCCTGAAGTCTAGTGTACGTTTAGGTATGCAATAGGCAATTTTGTTGCATGACAGAATTTTCTGATTGAATTTTGTAATCTCTACTATTCAAAACCGGAGATCTTCATTAGTTGAATAAACTTTTGGAACTTCATTAGTTGTTCGTCTTTCTTTGAAATATAATGGGAAGAAGATAATGTTTccttattattatgttttacttTCTCAGCAATCTCTCTTCTAGTTTTAGTGATGATGTGATTTTCTTACCTTGCATGTTGCTCCTGCAGAGACAACGGCGGAGGTGGTTTTTCTTTTGACAACAGGCAAAGCTATTATATATGCTCCAGCATGTTTGTTTGTAGtcctagtattttttttatatgatctGTAACTATGCATATTGTTGGAAGCCTGGATGCAGTGTCTATCATCAAGCACAGAAGTTGTGCCTCTGTTTTGGTCGTTATTTTGTGGAGGAACCAGTTGTTTTTGACACAAGAAATACCACTTTTGGAAAAGAAAGCCCAGAGAAACatgcaagaagaaaaaaagaaaaacctttGCAGATGTTACATTTGGTATTGTGACAGACATGTTCCGAAGGTACCATATTTAGATTATTCCTTTACTGAAATTTCCTGTAATCCAATCCTTTGTGTTCTTTATTATCGTCTGTTCTGAGCAATGGATTATCTTCACTGCTGATATATTTGATGGTTTTTACATTCACCTACGCATTACACACACTAACACGTTGAATCAAATGCCAACATCCACTTTTTGATTCTTATAATGCCGTTAGTAAGTAGTTTTGGTCATTATAAAAGGTATATAACACATGgttcagtttttttataattaagcCATTTTGATCTGATACCGATGTATATTACTATGTATTTTCTTCGAGCATAAAGgctataatttattattaagcATTATATAAACAAGTAATTAGCATTGTGTTATTACTTATgaacatattaatatttttatttgaaattaaatctaaaattacaattgtttgattttgaaaatcaaataaGCAAATGTACTGTtcaattttttgtaaatatcaAATTGCTGTTTGCTATGACATATAATCGAAGTTGCAAATTCCACTggtttttatcaaattttatatttattttattataattatacaattaaagGGGAAtttctttaaatgaaattattttatttatttgaaattaaatatcaGATAAATCGAAAATTAGAattgtttgattttgaaaatcaaataaGCAAATGTACTGTtcaattttttgtaaatatcaAATTGCTATTTGCTATGACATATATGCAGGCACAAATCGATGTTGCAAATTCCACtggtttttataaaattttatatttattttattataattatacaattaaagGGGAATTTCTTCCTTTGCAACCCCATAGTCTTAGTGAAATGACTTAGTTACTcctaaataaaagaatttgcaTGTTTACTTCTATATTTACATTAGGGAttataatccaaaatataaatttatattatgcattttataatctgaaatataatttcttttttgatttttttccaaatttataTTGTAGATTGTACATTCGAGAACTAGAATGTAAATTTGtattacatattatataatCAGAGTGTAAATATGCATTATGAATTATACACTTTAgaatataatttacattttaaattttctttcaaattcttattacggattatatatgttaaaatataatttgcaTTGTGAATTTTAAAGTCCAGAATGTATAATTGGGAATATAGTTTACATGATTTTCTtccatatttatattatgaattatacaattcaaaatataaatttatataatggATTATGCATGTCATTTACaatagaaattatataatttc
This genomic window contains:
- the LOC108332414 gene encoding uncharacterized protein LOC108332414 — translated: MSSSRERLMKAVKKFVGVRYKVFSNRYGQNIIDILDFPIKVVLSPFTLAFDIAGSAPRGFGVPELISKLSATSVFAIAALGTYDIAFELGRKVLSQRNCNTCNGWRALRCTMCRGSGRVHYQVKNYTLKSGAKPTAESVADAIANNRAELVHLPSSLDFQNPLPSKECPTCDGTGVMSCPECKHRLIHVRISADDIMEPPWQAYNVLKKMDYPYEHIVHSMKDPSIAAFWLITFPQIMGGFTYDDDVKQKIWWQYKESRRYDQLRDVVAKRKPGWEYLQEALISIDPDRARDDPVIVKNIPYYKAQKALETEVMKLDPPPRPSNWGELDLPLNASSWSEEDLKNPEKFYEMTVLLNAQREISDKFLDAQWETKWRQDKLNEMLEAKVKPYIQDIDNAVLPEPILLKPQVQEKRQRRRWFFF